The following are encoded in a window of Helicobacter sp. 'house sparrow 1' genomic DNA:
- the rplI gene encoding 50S ribosomal protein L9, which translates to MKVLLLEDVKGLGKKGEICEVKDGYGQNFLIAKNKAKHATNEVINKYKAEMRKKEEQLALEIAEKKQFIQTLSNITLQIYKKSGANDALFGAITKEDIVEQLQAMHNLELDKKFIEIKQPIKTLGKHEVEIKLGHQISGKLTIQVNAQ; encoded by the coding sequence ATGAAAGTTTTGCTTTTAGAAGATGTTAAAGGACTTGGTAAAAAAGGTGAAATTTGTGAAGTAAAAGATGGCTATGGACAAAACTTTCTTATTGCCAAAAATAAAGCAAAGCATGCAACAAATGAAGTCATCAATAAATATAAAGCAGAAATGAGAAAAAAAGAAGAGCAACTGGCCTTAGAAATTGCAGAGAAAAAACAATTTATACAAACACTTAGCAATATCACATTACAAATTTATAAAAAATCTGGTGCTAATGATGCCTTATTTGGAGCTATTACAAAAGAAGATATTGTAGAACAACTCCAAGCTATGCATAATTTGGAGCTGGATAAGAAATTTATTGAAATTAAACAGCCTATTAAAACACTAGGAAAGCACGAAGTAGAAATAAAGTTGGGTCATCAGATATCTGGCAAACTTACAATACAAGTAAATGCACAATAA
- the era gene encoding GTPase Era: protein MKQTRCGFVAVIGRPNAGKSTFLNKIVGQDLALVSHKANATRKKMNFIIPYENQSEISQIIFVDTPGLHHQEKLLNQFMLKEALKAHQDSDLVLFIASVKDDIKVYEDFLELNQSKPHIVLLNKIDLVPQERLLSTLKLYQEYQDSFLAIIPFSVKKDNDYTPLLKIIHQNLPLAPFLYDMEDLTDSNLRYIFKEFIRESIFNNLSDEIPYESEVQIEKVFEKKDFIKIFAKIFVEKESQKSMVIGKNATTLKRIGKMARIKIEGLTQKKVYLQLNVFVQKAWSKEKDKLKKFGYDIDLE, encoded by the coding sequence ATGAAACAAACTCGCTGTGGTTTTGTCGCAGTAATTGGAAGACCCAATGCTGGAAAAAGCACTTTCTTAAACAAAATTGTAGGACAAGATCTAGCACTTGTATCTCACAAGGCAAATGCTACGAGAAAAAAGATGAATTTCATCATCCCCTATGAGAATCAATCAGAAATTAGTCAAATTATTTTTGTTGATACTCCCGGTCTTCATCATCAAGAAAAACTTTTAAATCAATTTATGCTAAAAGAAGCTCTAAAGGCCCATCAAGACAGTGATTTGGTTCTTTTTATAGCAAGTGTAAAAGATGATATAAAAGTTTATGAGGATTTCTTAGAACTAAACCAATCTAAGCCACATATAGTTCTATTAAATAAAATTGATTTGGTTCCCCAAGAAAGGCTATTATCAACTTTAAAACTCTATCAAGAATATCAAGATTCTTTTCTTGCTATTATTCCTTTTAGTGTTAAAAAAGACAATGACTACACACCTCTTCTTAAAATTATTCATCAAAATTTACCCCTAGCTCCTTTCTTGTATGATATGGAAGATCTAACAGATAGCAACCTAAGATATATCTTTAAAGAATTTATTAGAGAAAGCATTTTTAATAATCTAAGTGATGAAATACCCTATGAAAGTGAAGTGCAGATAGAAAAGGTTTTTGAAAAAAAAGATTTTATAAAAATTTTTGCTAAAATTTTTGTAGAAAAAGAAAGCCAAAAATCAATGGTCATTGGCAAGAACGCAACCACTCTTAAAAGAATTGGCAAGATGGCTAGAATAAAAATTGAAGGCCTGACCCAAAAAAAAGTTTATTTACAGCTAAATGTTTTTGTTCAAAAGGCATGGAGCAAAGAAAAAGACAAACTCAAAAAGTTTGGTTATGATATTGATTTAGAATAA
- a CDS encoding lipid A deacylase LpxR family protein, with protein sequence MLRQIKLLPVVLIASYLQAEGELVAYQKRFFSIFSENDAYANQYYKPSAYSDRYYTAGTVFSFTSKEYDFSNKWLKYLSYKYDDEKLSRYDIALRQDMYTPFSRSSQVNLKDHPYAGFLSLDFTLSNRRKNSLENIKLQIGVVGPASLAQQTQYLIHRLTKNPFFYGWDTQLKNEFILNLHYEYTYKYDLLNTKYFGIDILPSIKVALGNANTFIGGGGRMRFGYNLHSDFGPDKINTGFMGGKPFNNNFSFYAFGGVLGTYVARDIFIQGNSFGTPRDLVLEHFLCDAEIGLSILYKGFRFSYVVTYQTKQFSAQMGGHTIGSLLLNFAF encoded by the coding sequence ATGTTACGACAAATAAAGCTTTTGCCGGTAGTGCTAATTGCAAGTTATCTCCAAGCAGAAGGCGAACTTGTTGCATATCAAAAAAGATTCTTTAGCATTTTTTCTGAAAATGATGCATATGCAAACCAATATTACAAACCTTCTGCTTATTCTGATCGCTATTATACTGCTGGAACTGTATTTAGTTTTACATCAAAAGAGTATGACTTTTCTAATAAGTGGCTAAAGTATTTGAGCTATAAATATGATGATGAGAAACTCTCAAGATATGATATTGCCCTGCGTCAAGATATGTATACACCATTTTCTAGATCTTCACAGGTAAATTTAAAAGATCATCCCTATGCGGGTTTTTTAAGTCTTGATTTTACCCTTTCAAATAGAAGAAAAAATAGTTTAGAAAATATTAAGTTACAAATAGGTGTGGTTGGACCTGCATCATTGGCTCAACAAACTCAATATTTAATTCACAGATTAACAAAGAATCCATTCTTTTATGGTTGGGATACTCAACTCAAAAATGAATTTATTTTAAATTTACATTATGAATATACTTATAAGTATGATTTATTGAATACTAAATATTTTGGAATCGATATATTACCTAGTATTAAAGTGGCTCTTGGAAATGCCAACACTTTTATAGGAGGTGGTGGTAGAATGCGCTTTGGCTATAATCTTCATAGTGACTTTGGTCCAGATAAAATTAATACGGGTTTTATGGGTGGCAAGCCCTTTAATAACAATTTTTCTTTTTATGCTTTTGGTGGAGTTCTTGGGACTTATGTAGCTAGAGATATTTTTATACAGGGTAACAGTTTTGGGACCCCTAGAGATCTTGTTTTAGAACATTTTTTATGTGATGCAGAAATTGGACTATCAATCCTTTATAAGGGTTTTAGATTCTCTTATGTAGTAACTTATCAAACAAAGCAATTTAGCGCTCAGATGGGTGGTCATACAATAGGAAGTTTATTGCTTAATTTTGCTTTTTAA
- a CDS encoding L,D-transpeptidase family protein, which yields MLKKTLLSFLLMSVFYGQQNEVGKIIQEYRLNGINSVQKTLEGFLSQRKYWLDMLQNQDTDFGYYEDINFLFISDKASLKLWLYKVDDGRLTQLGQVDSIVGIGDGAKKIEGDKITPIGVYSFVDKFQKLDQYYGPMAFATNYPNIYDRRLKRTGSGIWIHGKPLNGDRKEKNTRGCIAIENNFITEFDKLIDFKKTILISYETSLPKVSKEELASILAMLYQWKNAWMENDIKKYLNFYSQDFKRADGMSFKRFSDYKTRVFQKKEQKNIDFTKINISPYPNVENKNLFRVSYMQKYTAYKNKVVTYDSYDAKELYIEVKQDKPLILIEK from the coding sequence ATGCTAAAGAAAACTTTATTGAGTTTTTTACTGATGAGTGTTTTTTATGGACAGCAAAATGAAGTGGGAAAAATTATACAAGAATATCGCCTCAATGGAATCAACTCTGTTCAAAAAACCCTAGAGGGATTTTTATCTCAAAGAAAATATTGGTTAGATATGCTTCAAAATCAAGATACTGATTTTGGTTATTATGAGGATATAAATTTTTTATTTATATCAGATAAAGCAAGCTTAAAATTGTGGCTCTACAAGGTAGATGATGGTAGATTGACTCAACTAGGTCAAGTAGATAGCATTGTAGGCATTGGAGATGGAGCAAAAAAAATAGAAGGGGATAAAATTACCCCAATTGGTGTCTATAGTTTTGTTGATAAATTTCAAAAACTAGATCAATACTATGGGCCAATGGCATTTGCTACAAACTATCCTAATATCTATGATAGGCGCTTAAAAAGAACAGGATCTGGAATTTGGATTCACGGAAAACCTCTTAATGGTGATCGAAAAGAAAAAAATACAAGAGGTTGTATTGCTATAGAAAACAATTTCATCACAGAATTTGATAAACTCATTGACTTTAAAAAAACTATTTTGATTTCCTATGAAACAAGTCTTCCAAAAGTAAGTAAAGAGGAATTAGCAAGTATTCTGGCTATGCTTTATCAGTGGAAAAATGCTTGGATGGAAAATGATATCAAAAAATATCTTAACTTCTACTCACAAGATTTTAAGCGTGCAGATGGTATGTCTTTCAAAAGATTTAGTGATTATAAAACTCGCGTATTTCAAAAAAAAGAGCAAAAGAATATAGATTTTACAAAGATAAATATTTCACCCTATCCAAATGTTGAAAATAAAAATCTTTTTAGAGTTTCTTATATGCAAAAATATACTGCTTATAAAAACAAGGTAGTTACTTATGATTCTTATGATGCCAAGGAGCTTTATATTGAGGTAAAACAGGATAAACCTCTTATTCTAATAGAAAAATAA
- the hslV gene encoding ATP-dependent protease subunit HslV, with translation MFEATTILGYKGEYQGKKYAVIGGDGQVTFGNCVLKNNATKIRKLYNDQILSGFAGSTADAFSLFDMFERILENKKGDLLRGVLDFSKEWRKDKYLRKLEAMMIVLNKEHIFILSGTGDVVEPEDGKIAAIGSGGNFALSSARALDRFANIPPTTLVKESLQIAGEICIYTNTNIKILELE, from the coding sequence ATGTTTGAAGCAACAACGATACTAGGTTATAAAGGCGAATATCAAGGAAAAAAATATGCAGTTATTGGCGGAGATGGTCAGGTTACTTTTGGAAATTGTGTATTGAAAAATAATGCCACAAAGATTAGAAAACTATATAATGACCAAATTTTAAGTGGTTTTGCTGGAAGCACTGCGGATGCTTTTAGTCTCTTTGATATGTTTGAAAGAATCTTAGAAAATAAAAAAGGGGATTTATTACGAGGGGTTTTAGATTTTAGCAAAGAGTGGAGAAAAGATAAATATCTAAGAAAACTCGAAGCAATGATGATTGTTTTAAACAAAGAACATATTTTTATTCTTAGTGGAACTGGAGATGTTGTAGAACCTGAGGATGGAAAAATTGCTGCAATTGGAAGCGGTGGAAATTTTGCTTTAAGCTCTGCACGAGCTCTTGATAGATTTGCCAATATTCCTCCAACAACCCTTGTAAAAGAATCTTTGCAAATTGCTGGAGAAATCTGTATCTATACCAACACAAATATCAAAATTTTGGAGTTAGAATGA
- the hslU gene encoding HslU--HslV peptidase ATPase subunit, protein MKSKNMTPREIVNYLDEYIIGQKDAKRAIAIALRNRYRRLQLSEKLQEEVTPKNILMIGSTGVGKTEIARRMAKIMHLPFIKVEASKYTEVGFVGRDVESMIRDLVLASIHLVESEYKAQSQEAIQNYIIDKIAKIVLPPLPNSVSQEKKEEYNQSLNKIKEKIKNGTMDDTKIEINIQKKIFDGDQNMPLDIIKVQESIIKVLSKEQESIKKEMSIKDAKVALQQEASDAILDFESIKTEALNRAEKSGVIFIDEIDKVAVGSKDGSRQDPSKEGVQRDLLPIVEGSVVNTKYGPIKTDHILFIAAGAFHLSKPSDLIPELQGRFPIRVELNSLNEQTMYEILTQTKNSIITQYKALLETEKVNLIFEDEALRELAKLSFYANEKAEDIGARRLHTVIEKVLEDISFDADLYQNQDFRITQKLVQEKLGNLVQNTDLARYIL, encoded by the coding sequence ATGAAAAGTAAGAATATGACACCTCGAGAAATTGTAAATTACCTAGATGAATATATTATTGGTCAAAAAGATGCAAAAAGGGCTATTGCTATTGCATTAAGAAATCGCTATAGAAGACTACAACTTAGTGAAAAATTACAAGAAGAGGTTACGCCTAAAAATATTTTGATGATAGGCTCTACTGGGGTTGGAAAAACAGAAATTGCTAGAAGAATGGCAAAAATAATGCATCTACCTTTTATTAAAGTTGAGGCGAGTAAATATACTGAGGTGGGGTTTGTAGGTAGAGATGTAGAATCTATGATCAGGGATTTAGTTTTAGCTAGCATCCATTTAGTAGAAAGCGAATATAAAGCTCAATCTCAAGAAGCAATTCAAAATTACATTATCGATAAAATTGCAAAAATCGTTTTACCTCCACTACCAAACTCTGTGAGTCAAGAAAAAAAAGAAGAATACAATCAAAGCCTCAACAAAATTAAAGAAAAAATCAAAAATGGCACAATGGATGATACAAAGATTGAAATTAATATTCAGAAAAAAATTTTTGATGGCGATCAAAACATGCCTCTAGATATCATCAAAGTGCAAGAAAGCATCATCAAAGTCTTAAGCAAAGAGCAAGAGAGTATAAAAAAAGAGATGAGTATCAAAGATGCAAAAGTAGCACTTCAACAGGAAGCATCGGATGCTATTTTAGATTTTGAAAGCATAAAGACTGAAGCATTAAATCGTGCAGAAAAAAGTGGGGTAATCTTTATAGATGAAATTGATAAGGTTGCTGTAGGTAGCAAAGATGGCTCTAGACAAGATCCTAGCAAAGAGGGAGTCCAAAGAGATCTATTACCAATTGTAGAGGGTAGTGTAGTAAATACAAAATATGGCCCAATAAAAACAGACCATATCCTCTTTATTGCTGCGGGTGCTTTTCACCTTAGTAAGCCTAGCGATCTTATACCAGAGTTGCAAGGTAGATTCCCCATTCGTGTTGAACTCAATAGTCTCAATGAACAAACAATGTATGAGATACTAACACAGACAAAAAACTCTATTATTACACAATATAAAGCACTATTGGAGACTGAAAAAGTAAATTTAATTTTTGAAGATGAGGCTTTAAGAGAGCTTGCTAAGCTTTCTTTTTATGCAAATGAAAAGGCTGAAGACATAGGAGCAAGAAGATTACACACAGTAATTGAAAAAGTATTAGAAGATATTAGCTTTGATGCAGACTTGTATCAAAATCAAGATTTTAGAATTACCCAAAAACTTGTCCAAGAAAAACTTGGAAATCTTGTACAAAATACTGATCTTGCAAGGTATATTCTCTAA
- the purL gene encoding phosphoribosylformylglycinamidine synthase subunit PurL, translating to MSNLEEILKQHKLSQDEYKSIVKILGREPNLLEIGIFSAMWSEHCSYKSSKKYLSGFPTKAPWVIQGPGENAGVIDITKGYAAVFKVESHNHPSFIEPYAGAATGVGGIMRDIFTMGARPVASLNSIRFGRIDRKDDMAKKHKFLLDGVVRGIGGYGNCMGVPTVGGETTFDDCYNGNILVNAFTLGIAKKDEIFYGRAEGIGNPVIYVGSKTGRDGLGGAVMSSNAFDEQSKALRPTVQIGDPFSEKLLLEACLELFKKDLIVGIQDMGAAGLTSSSFEMAGRSGSGMIMHLDRVPMRETGMTPYELMLSESQERMLICAKKGCENEILEIFSKWEVDASIIGEVTNSGVMELYWYGEKCASIPIEPVAQNSPILDREIREPKYIAEARSQKYIPNIESLQSTFLQILGSIDIADKSFIYEQYDSMVQTNTIIGAGRGDASVIRVKENDTALAMAIFSPITYSYLNPREGGKIAVAIAGRKCVSRGARPLAISDCLNFGNPTNPEVMWQFKESIEGIKEACKILNTPVVSGNVSLYNQTNDEDIYPTPTIVTVGLNENVNKVIDSGLKFFENEIVLLGELGEDFGGSLLQKLLQGRVYGDSPKIDLVKEKKLWDLILQGNDGGLIVSAKSVGRGGIAIALAKMAIFGNKGFEITTGLDPSMLFSETQSLMIVETSDRHKLQNLANSFGVASRVLGKITGKMIVLDSIEIPLEEAQKVYYRSFKECYDK from the coding sequence ATGTCTAATTTGGAAGAGATATTAAAACAACATAAACTTTCCCAAGATGAGTATAAAAGTATTGTAAAAATTTTAGGAAGAGAGCCAAATCTTTTGGAAATTGGAATTTTTTCTGCAATGTGGAGTGAGCATTGTAGTTATAAATCGAGCAAGAAGTATTTATCAGGCTTTCCTACAAAAGCTCCTTGGGTTATACAGGGCCCTGGAGAAAATGCTGGAGTTATAGATATTACAAAAGGATATGCTGCAGTTTTCAAGGTAGAATCTCATAATCACCCTAGTTTTATTGAGCCTTATGCAGGTGCTGCAACTGGGGTTGGTGGTATTATGAGGGATATTTTTACAATGGGTGCAAGACCTGTTGCTAGCTTAAACTCAATCCGTTTTGGTCGTATTGATAGAAAAGATGATATGGCTAAGAAGCATAAGTTTTTATTGGATGGTGTTGTTAGAGGAATTGGGGGATATGGAAATTGTATGGGGGTTCCTACTGTAGGAGGAGAGACAACTTTTGATGATTGTTATAACGGTAATATTTTGGTAAATGCCTTTACTTTAGGAATTGCAAAGAAAGATGAAATTTTTTATGGTCGTGCCGAAGGTATTGGTAATCCTGTAATTTATGTGGGAAGCAAAACAGGCAGAGATGGTCTTGGTGGTGCTGTGATGAGTAGCAATGCTTTTGATGAGCAATCAAAGGCATTGCGTCCTACAGTGCAAATTGGTGATCCATTTAGTGAGAAGTTATTGCTTGAAGCTTGCCTTGAACTTTTTAAAAAAGATTTAATTGTTGGAATTCAAGATATGGGAGCTGCAGGATTAACCAGTTCAAGCTTTGAAATGGCGGGTAGAAGTGGTAGTGGAATGATCATGCATCTTGATAGGGTTCCAATGAGAGAAACTGGAATGACACCTTATGAACTGATGCTTAGTGAATCTCAAGAAAGAATGTTGATTTGTGCCAAAAAAGGTTGTGAAAATGAGATTCTAGAAATTTTTTCTAAGTGGGAAGTTGATGCATCCATTATAGGAGAAGTTACTAATAGTGGAGTGATGGAGCTTTATTGGTATGGTGAAAAGTGTGCATCTATACCCATTGAACCAGTAGCACAAAATAGCCCTATTTTAGATAGAGAAATAAGAGAGCCTAAGTACATTGCAGAAGCAAGAAGTCAAAAATATATCCCAAACATAGAATCTTTACAATCAACTTTTCTTCAGATTCTTGGAAGTATAGATATTGCAGATAAATCTTTTATCTATGAACAATATGACAGTATGGTTCAAACAAATACAATCATTGGGGCAGGTAGAGGTGATGCAAGCGTGATTAGAGTAAAAGAGAATGATACAGCATTGGCTATGGCTATATTCTCTCCTATTACTTATTCTTATCTTAATCCAAGAGAAGGCGGAAAAATTGCAGTTGCGATTGCTGGTAGAAAGTGTGTGAGTCGTGGAGCAAGACCTTTGGCAATTAGTGATTGTCTGAATTTTGGGAATCCTACAAATCCTGAGGTGATGTGGCAATTCAAAGAATCTATAGAAGGAATTAAGGAAGCTTGTAAAATTCTCAATACTCCTGTAGTAAGTGGTAATGTGTCTTTGTATAATCAAACTAATGATGAAGATATATACCCTACTCCAACAATTGTAACTGTAGGATTAAATGAAAATGTCAATAAAGTCATTGATAGTGGATTGAAATTTTTTGAAAATGAAATTGTTTTATTGGGTGAGTTAGGAGAAGATTTTGGTGGAAGTTTATTGCAGAAATTACTGCAAGGAAGAGTTTATGGAGATTCTCCTAAAATTGATTTAGTTAAAGAGAAAAAGCTGTGGGATTTAATCTTGCAGGGTAATGATGGTGGCTTAATTGTGAGTGCAAAATCAGTTGGAAGAGGCGGAATTGCAATAGCACTAGCTAAAATGGCAATTTTTGGAAATAAGGGATTTGAAATAACTACAGGACTTGATCCTTCTATGCTCTTTTCTGAAACCCAAAGTCTGATGATAGTGGAAACTTCTGATAGGCATAAATTACAGAATCTAGCCAATAGTTTTGGTGTTGCAAGCAGGGTTTTGGGAAAGATTACAGGAAAAATGATTGTTTTAGATTCTATTGAGATACCATTAGAAGAAGCTCAGAAAGTGTATTATAGGAGTTTTAAGGAATGTTACGACAAATAA
- a CDS encoding tetratricopeptide repeat protein, whose product MAGICKILLVGLFLTFLSAAEDQNLSVQDTPKAPTIAPNPSPDERKINDKGDSLASPKTSKDFLYFGMDAAKKGNYAAAFDFFTKSCDSGNPAGCFAVGTMYMNGVGIQTDLQKAERYYQMGCSGGDATACSNLAMIYDYKEQATLNDKEKALQLYMTGCQGGDVLACNNLAYMYANGDGVQKDYFKAMQYYKYACEAGSDLGCYNLGLLTNTNNIYGYNRANLTLVDMNYLACNAGDIGGCANLGWIYANGLSGAPVSYYYAARYFEKACNGGNVSSCNNLGVLYQKGLGVTQDTQRALDLFAYTCNLGNQRGCDNYRIFKQQLLSNKKQNTGPFFFPNDPKLGKNPILGKDPKPRK is encoded by the coding sequence ATGGCGGGAATCTGTAAAATTTTATTAGTTGGTCTGTTTTTGACCTTTCTATCTGCTGCAGAAGATCAAAACCTTAGTGTTCAAGATACTCCAAAAGCTCCTACAATTGCACCAAATCCCTCTCCAGATGAGAGAAAAATAAATGACAAAGGAGATTCTCTAGCTTCTCCTAAAACCTCTAAAGATTTTTTGTATTTTGGTATGGATGCTGCAAAAAAAGGTAATTATGCAGCTGCTTTTGATTTCTTTACAAAGTCTTGTGATAGCGGAAACCCTGCAGGATGTTTTGCTGTTGGAACAATGTATATGAATGGTGTTGGTATTCAGACAGATTTACAAAAGGCAGAGAGATACTATCAAATGGGTTGTAGTGGGGGAGATGCAACTGCGTGCTCCAATCTTGCTATGATTTATGACTACAAAGAACAAGCAACTCTCAATGATAAAGAAAAAGCACTTCAGCTCTATATGACGGGTTGTCAAGGTGGTGATGTTTTAGCTTGTAATAATTTAGCTTATATGTATGCTAATGGTGATGGTGTTCAAAAAGATTATTTCAAAGCGATGCAATATTATAAATATGCCTGTGAAGCCGGTAGTGATTTGGGTTGCTATAATCTTGGGCTTTTGACCAACACAAATAATATTTATGGATACAATCGTGCAAATCTTACTTTAGTAGATATGAATTATCTTGCCTGCAATGCTGGAGATATAGGGGGTTGTGCAAATCTTGGTTGGATCTATGCAAATGGACTAAGTGGTGCTCCTGTGAGCTATTATTATGCTGCAAGGTATTTTGAAAAGGCCTGTAATGGTGGAAATGTTAGCAGTTGTAACAATCTTGGGGTTTTATACCAAAAAGGTTTAGGGGTTACACAAGATACCCAAAGAGCTTTAGATTTATTTGCTTATACCTGCAATCTTGGCAATCAAAGAGGCTGTGATAACTACAGAATTTTTAAACAGCAGTTATTAAGCAATAAAAAACAAAATACAGGTCCTTTCTTTTTCCCAAATGATCCAAAACTAGGAAAAAATCCTATACTAGGCAAAGACCCCAAACCAAGAAAATAA